Below is a genomic region from Ammonifex degensii KC4.
TTTTGCGCAGCCGGGCAAGTTCCGGCGGTACCCCAAGGGAACAGCAGCGGGCATAAGAGGCTTCAAGCTCCGCAGCGGTGCAGAGGTAGGAGCAGTAGTTTTTCGCCACCAGCGCCGGCTCCTCGGGGAAGGACGGCATCTTGGACCATAATGTCTTGCAAGAAGGTCTCGAAGGAGTGGTTCCCAATATACCTCTGGATCCTGCTAATCGCTTCCAGGATGTCTTCCAAGTAGACTTTAAAATCCCGCGGCATACTCCACCTCGGCGAAGATGTGGGGCTTGAGCCGGGGCTTCACTGCCTCGGCAATCACGAGGTCCACTTTTCTCCCGAATAACTCTTCCAGGAAAAACTTGAGCCCGAAGTAGTTGTCAAAAGTCTTTTCGGAAAACTCCACCAACAGGTCCAAATCGCTCCCTTCTTCTGCGGTGTCCCTAACTACGGACCAAAGACTCCTATGCGGCGGACGCCGTAACTTTTAATGATGTCCGCAGATCTTTACGCTTTGTGCGCGTCAAGAGTTAGTAGGTGAACTCGGAGAGGGGCGAGGTCTCCTCCTTCATGAACCTCCTCCGTCACCTACTGAAATTGTACGCTCTCAAAGCTCCTATCCTTCCCTTTCGTTAAGTCCGAGGAAAAGTAGATTCTTGAGGGTTTGTAGAAGGCTTTCGTAATGATACTGTTGCTCGAACAGGAAGGCATTGAGAGCAGCCACTGCCACGGCGCCGAACACCCCCATGGCCGCCGTGTTGACCTCCAGGTCTTTGCGGATTATCCCCTCTGCCTGGCCCCGCTGTAAGAGGTCCTTGATAATTCCGATATATCCTGAACGTAGCCTTTCTATCTGCTTCTCCCACCTGGTTCCCAGGCCCCACACCTCACTGAGAAGAAGCTTGCAGTAGTCCCGATACTCTTCAAAGAAGCTAAGTTGGGCTCCGATCAAAGCCTCGAGTTTGCCGGAAGTATCCTTACGGCGCGCTATTTCCCGTTTAACAGTCGCTTCCAGCCGCTCGATGCCTTCTTCGATGAGCGAAAGGAAAAGTTCTTTCTTGCTCCGGTAGTTATAGTAGAGGGTGCCCTTGGCAATACCAGCACGTTTTGCTATTTCCTCCATGGTTGCCTTAGCAAAGCCTTTTTCAGAAAATACAGCTACAGCAGCCTCAAAAATGGGTAAACGCTTGGTTGAAGTGCGCTCCATTCGTTCCCTCCTCCTGCTTCGTTTTGCCCGGACCGACCTTCCGAAAGCAACATAACACGATAACACCTAAAGCCGCAAGAACGCCAAAAATCACTGCTAGGACGAAAGCGTCGTCCAAGGCATATACGAAAGCTTGTAACTGGAGCTGAGCCGCAATTAAAGCCCAGACCACAGAAGAATCGTGCGGCCCGATAGAGGTCCAGGAAAGCTGCGTTAAAAGTTCAAGAAGCATTGGGTAGTTGTAGGTAAACTTTTCCGCCAAGTGGACGAAGTGGGTCTCCTGGTGCGTCTGAGCCACCGTCGACATCAAGGCGATCCCGAAGGAACTCCCCACCTGGCGTAACATGTTAAGGATGCTGGTCGCCTGGTTATTCAGTTCCGGTGGAACCACGTCCAGGGTAGCGGTCATCACCGGCATAATCCCTAGACCCATGCCGAAGCCCAGCAAAATGAGGTTTGGCGT
It encodes:
- a CDS encoding nucleotidyltransferase family protein, whose product is MDLLVEFSEKTFDNYFGLKFFLEELFGRKVDLVIAEAVKPRLKPHIFAEVEYAAGF
- a CDS encoding TetR/AcrR family transcriptional regulator translates to MEEIAKRAGIAKGTLYYNYRSKKELFLSLIEEGIERLEATVKREIARRKDTSGKLEALIGAQLSFFEEYRDYCKLLLSEVWGLGTRWEKQIERLRSGYIGIIKDLLQRGQAEGIIRKDLEVNTAAMGVFGAVAVAALNAFLFEQQYHYESLLQTLKNLLFLGLNEREG
- a CDS encoding MFS transporter codes for the protein MLLLVYAGFSFVLFPLWEVGRQDPLMETKLFCHPVYTAGALAITLAIMAIMGSLFLLPIFLQDVQGYGPLATGIILLPEALAAMVALPIAGFLTGRVGPGPLALTGTSLVIWGTLGLTRLGLDTPISFLTPNLILLGFGMGLGIMPVMTATLDVVPPELNNQATSILNMLRQVGSSFGIALMSTVAQTHQETHFVHLAEKFTYNYPMLLELLTQLSWTSIGPHDSSVVWALIAAQLQLQAFVYALDDAFVLAVIFGVLAALGVIVLCCFRKVGPGKTKQEEGTNGAHFNQAFTHF